A single genomic interval of Streptomyces sp. NBC_00663 harbors:
- a CDS encoding NADPH-dependent 2,4-dienoyl-CoA reductase encodes MSRYPHLLSPLDLGFTTLPNRVLMGSMHVGLEEAERGFERMAAFYAERARGGVGLIVTGGIAPNDAGRPYEGGAKLTTEAEADEHRVITEAVHREGGRIAMQILHFGRYAYHQDLVAPSPLQAPISPFPPRELTDAEVEQTIDDYARAARLAQRAGYDGVEIMGSEGYLINEFIAAQTNRRTDRWGGSYENRMRFPVEIVRRVREAVGTDFIIVYRLSMLDLVPGGSTHDEVVTLAKAVEAAGATIINTGIGWHEARIPTIATSVPRGAYTWVTKKLMGAVGIPLVTTNRINTPEVAEELLADGYADMVSMARPMLADPDFVNKAAAGTPEAINTCIGCNQACLDHTFSGKITSCLVNPRACHETELVLAPTRLRKRVAVVGAGPAGLACSVSAAERGHDVTLFDAASEIGGQLNVARQVPGKQEFDETLRYFRHQLDAHGVDVRLNTPVTSADLDGYDEVVVATGVSPRTPDIPGVDHPSVVGYLDVLRDKVQVGDRVAILGAGGIGFDVAEFLTDAGDKANEDPATYFRHWGVDMDHTGPGGLTAPERPAPPRTVHLLQRKTSKVGAGLGKTTGWIHRTELKHRGVTMVPGVRYDRIDDAGLHVTVGEESTVLAVDTVVLCTGQEPRRDLYEELVAAGVSAHLIGGADVAAELDAKRAIKQGTEVAAAL; translated from the coding sequence ATGAGCCGTTACCCCCATCTGCTGAGCCCGCTGGACCTGGGCTTCACCACGCTGCCCAACCGCGTCCTGATGGGCTCCATGCACGTCGGTCTGGAGGAGGCCGAGCGCGGGTTCGAGCGCATGGCGGCCTTCTACGCCGAGCGCGCGCGGGGCGGCGTCGGCCTCATCGTCACCGGCGGCATCGCGCCCAACGACGCGGGGCGCCCCTACGAGGGCGGCGCCAAGCTCACCACCGAGGCGGAGGCCGACGAGCACCGGGTCATCACCGAGGCCGTGCACCGCGAGGGTGGCCGGATCGCGATGCAGATCCTGCACTTCGGCCGGTACGCCTACCACCAGGACCTCGTCGCCCCGAGCCCGCTCCAGGCGCCGATCAGCCCCTTCCCGCCCCGTGAGCTCACCGACGCCGAGGTCGAGCAGACCATCGACGACTACGCCCGCGCCGCCCGCCTCGCCCAGCGGGCCGGCTACGACGGTGTGGAGATCATGGGCTCCGAGGGCTACCTGATCAACGAGTTCATCGCCGCCCAGACCAACCGGCGCACCGACCGCTGGGGCGGGTCGTACGAGAACCGCATGCGCTTCCCCGTCGAGATCGTGCGGCGGGTGCGCGAGGCCGTCGGCACGGACTTCATCATCGTCTACCGGCTCTCCATGCTGGACCTGGTCCCCGGCGGCTCCACCCACGACGAGGTGGTCACCCTCGCCAAGGCCGTCGAGGCGGCCGGCGCGACGATCATCAACACCGGCATAGGCTGGCACGAGGCCCGCATCCCGACCATCGCCACCTCGGTGCCGCGCGGCGCGTACACCTGGGTCACCAAGAAGCTCATGGGCGCGGTCGGTATCCCCCTCGTCACCACCAACCGCATCAACACCCCCGAAGTGGCCGAGGAGTTGCTCGCCGACGGCTACGCGGACATGGTGTCCATGGCCCGCCCGATGCTCGCCGACCCCGACTTCGTGAACAAGGCCGCGGCCGGCACCCCCGAGGCCATCAACACCTGCATCGGCTGCAACCAGGCCTGCCTCGACCACACTTTCAGCGGCAAGATCACCTCCTGCCTGGTCAACCCGCGCGCCTGCCACGAGACCGAGCTGGTGCTGGCCCCGACCCGGCTGAGGAAGCGCGTCGCGGTCGTCGGCGCCGGCCCGGCGGGCCTCGCCTGTTCCGTCTCCGCCGCCGAGCGCGGGCACGACGTCACCCTCTTCGACGCCGCGAGCGAGATCGGCGGCCAGCTCAACGTCGCCCGCCAGGTCCCCGGCAAGCAGGAGTTCGACGAGACCCTGCGCTACTTCCGCCACCAGCTCGACGCCCACGGCGTCGACGTACGCCTCAACACCCCTGTGACGTCGGCCGACCTGGACGGCTACGACGAGGTCGTCGTCGCCACCGGCGTCAGCCCGCGCACCCCCGACATCCCCGGCGTCGACCACCCGAGCGTCGTCGGCTACCTCGACGTCCTGCGCGACAAGGTCCAGGTCGGCGACCGCGTCGCGATCCTCGGCGCCGGCGGCATCGGCTTCGACGTGGCCGAGTTCCTGACGGACGCGGGCGACAAGGCCAACGAGGACCCGGCGACGTACTTCCGCCACTGGGGCGTCGACATGGACCACACCGGCCCCGGCGGCCTCACCGCCCCCGAGCGCCCCGCCCCGCCGCGCACCGTCCATCTGCTCCAGCGCAAGACCAGCAAGGTCGGCGCGGGGCTCGGCAAGACCACCGGCTGGATCCACCGCACCGAGCTCAAGCACCGCGGCGTCACCATGGTCCCGGGCGTGCGCTACGACCGCATCGACGACGCCGGACTGCATGTCACCGTCGGCGAGGAGAGCACGGTCCTCGCGGTCGACACCGTCGTCCTGTGCACCGGGCAGGAGCCGCGCCGCGACCTGTACGAGGAGCTGGTCGCCGCCGGAGTGAGCGCCCATCTGATCGGCGGTGCCGACGTGGCCGCCGAACTGGACGCCAAGCGGGCCATCAAGCAGGGCACCGAGGTCGCGGCGGCCCTGTGA